The following proteins are co-located in the Polystyrenella longa genome:
- the mutM gene encoding bifunctional DNA-formamidopyrimidine glycosylase/DNA-(apurinic or apyrimidinic site) lyase: protein MPELPEVETMVRGARPFMEGRMLAQLRRYPCVRKPLSFKPGFPALARRLKGSVVAEVFRIAKRIVVRLQKNDSNDHFLVIEPRMTGLLLVDDPPSREHLRFEFVFESESKGAPQPNVSFWDRRGLGTVTLYSQREFDAFLTSGKLGPDALVISPDDLHKRLQRTARPIKVALLDQKLVAGIGNLYASEILHLCRIHPETEANRVPLRLIKPLVRSIREVLETAIRYEGSTLSDGTYRNVLNQDGGYQNEHRVYQKGGEFCARCRRTRIERIVQAQRSTFFCSQCQKMF, encoded by the coding sequence TTGCCGGAACTGCCTGAGGTCGAAACGATGGTTCGCGGCGCCCGTCCCTTCATGGAGGGTCGGATGCTCGCCCAATTACGTCGATATCCCTGTGTCCGGAAGCCTCTCTCTTTCAAACCTGGATTTCCTGCTCTGGCTCGTCGACTGAAAGGAAGTGTCGTTGCGGAGGTCTTTCGCATTGCCAAACGGATCGTTGTTCGGCTTCAAAAGAACGATTCAAATGATCACTTCCTGGTCATTGAACCCCGCATGACGGGCCTGTTGCTGGTTGACGACCCTCCCTCCCGCGAACATTTGCGGTTTGAGTTTGTTTTCGAATCGGAGTCGAAGGGAGCCCCGCAACCGAACGTCTCCTTCTGGGATCGCCGCGGGCTGGGTACAGTCACGCTGTATTCGCAGAGAGAATTCGATGCGTTCTTGACTTCGGGCAAATTAGGTCCGGACGCGTTGGTCATTTCCCCTGATGATCTGCACAAACGTCTCCAGCGGACGGCGAGGCCCATCAAAGTTGCTCTTCTGGACCAAAAGCTGGTAGCCGGAATTGGGAATCTGTATGCAAGTGAGATTCTGCATCTCTGCCGAATTCATCCGGAGACTGAGGCAAACCGAGTTCCCCTTCGCTTGATAAAACCATTGGTACGATCGATTCGCGAAGTCCTGGAAACGGCCATTCGATACGAAGGTTCAACATTAAGCGATGGTACGTACCGGAATGTTCTCAATCAGGATGGCGGTTACCAGAATGAGCATCGCGTGTATCAGAAAGGGGGCGAGTTCTGTGCCCGCTGTCGACGGACCAGGATAGAACGAATCGTGCAGGCGCAACGTTCAACCTTCTTTTGCTCCCAGTGTCAGAAAATGTTCTAA
- a CDS encoding ferrochelatase, producing MTTDYQALLLVGFGGPEKREDVLPFLENVLRGKRVPRERMLEVAEHYYHFDGVSPINEHCRQLLAALKPALQNSGIDLPVYWGNRNWHPLLTDTMEQMKADGIERVLSIVLSSCSSYSGCRQYRENIQDAQELVGENAPQVDKLRVFYNHPQFINASCDRVASAIEQLTSKGTDREEIRLVFTAHSIPFSMSSTSDYEKQLQETCRLVCEQLDWPHDRQDLVYQSRSGRPQDPWLEPDVLEHLEELHRQGVNNVVIYPVGFLSDHMEVMFDLDIEAKELCEKLGMQMERAETVGTHPEMIRCWVDLIEERISDREEKRAIGQFPANHDVCPLNCCPKPVIVREPAKPA from the coding sequence GTGACCACAGATTATCAGGCATTACTACTGGTCGGTTTCGGCGGACCCGAAAAACGGGAGGACGTCCTTCCCTTCCTGGAAAACGTCCTCCGCGGCAAACGGGTTCCCCGGGAACGGATGTTGGAAGTGGCCGAGCATTATTACCATTTCGATGGAGTGAGCCCGATTAACGAGCACTGCCGCCAACTGCTCGCCGCGCTGAAACCGGCCCTCCAAAATTCCGGAATTGATCTTCCAGTCTATTGGGGCAATCGAAACTGGCATCCCCTGTTGACCGACACCATGGAACAAATGAAGGCAGACGGTATCGAACGGGTACTCTCGATCGTGCTTTCCAGCTGCAGCTCTTACTCCGGTTGTCGCCAGTACCGCGAAAATATTCAAGACGCTCAAGAACTGGTCGGAGAGAACGCGCCTCAGGTTGATAAATTACGCGTATTTTACAATCACCCGCAGTTTATTAATGCAAGCTGCGATCGCGTGGCCTCAGCTATTGAGCAATTGACCAGCAAGGGGACGGATCGCGAAGAAATTCGTTTGGTTTTCACTGCTCACAGCATTCCCTTCTCCATGTCGAGTACGTCTGATTACGAAAAACAGCTGCAGGAAACTTGCCGTCTTGTTTGCGAACAGCTTGATTGGCCGCACGATCGTCAGGATTTGGTTTACCAGAGTCGCAGCGGTCGACCGCAAGATCCGTGGTTGGAACCCGATGTGCTTGAGCACCTTGAAGAACTACACAGGCAGGGTGTGAACAATGTTGTCATCTATCCCGTCGGCTTTCTATCGGACCATATGGAGGTCATGTTCGATCTGGACATCGAAGCCAAAGAGTTGTGCGAAAAGCTGGGCATGCAGATGGAACGAGCCGAAACAGTCGGCACGCATCCCGAGATGATTCGCTGCTGGGTAGATCTGATTGAAGAACGCATTTCGGATCGAGAAGAAAAAAGAGCCATCGGTCAATTTCCTGCCAACCATGATGTCTGCCCACTGAATTGCTGTCCGAAACCAGTCATCGTTCGAGAACCGGCGAAGCCCGCCTGA
- a CDS encoding sugar phosphate isomerase/epimerase family protein, whose product MASFNRRDFLKNGTALAAGLSLFGSASTSLMAADKKPLYSVSLAEWSLHRAIKAGKINHLDFAKITKNDFDIDAVEYVNQFFKDQAKDTKYLTEMKNRAEGEGVKSLLIMIDGEGALGDADDAKRTQAIENHYKWVEAAKFLGCHSIRVNASSTSNYEESQKLAADGLGRLTEFGTEHGIGIIVENHGGLSSNGAWLSGVMKLVDNKNCGTLPDFGNFALNRERDEWYDRYIGVRQLMPYAKAVSAKSHDFDESGEEINTDYYNMMKIVVDAGYNGYVGIEYEGANLSEPEGIKATKALLDRVRDELAG is encoded by the coding sequence ATGGCATCATTTAACCGCCGCGATTTTCTGAAAAACGGTACCGCTCTGGCTGCCGGGCTGAGCCTGTTCGGTTCCGCTAGTACATCTTTGATGGCCGCGGACAAAAAGCCGCTTTATTCTGTTTCCCTGGCGGAATGGTCTCTACACAGAGCGATTAAAGCAGGAAAGATTAATCATCTCGACTTCGCGAAAATCACCAAAAATGATTTCGATATCGACGCGGTTGAGTACGTCAACCAGTTCTTCAAAGACCAGGCGAAGGATACCAAGTACCTCACCGAAATGAAAAACCGTGCCGAAGGTGAAGGAGTCAAAAGCCTGTTGATCATGATCGACGGCGAAGGGGCTCTGGGCGACGCAGATGATGCCAAACGAACTCAAGCGATCGAAAATCATTACAAATGGGTCGAAGCCGCCAAGTTTCTCGGGTGTCATTCGATCCGGGTGAATGCCAGCAGCACTTCCAATTATGAAGAGTCCCAGAAGTTGGCCGCCGATGGCCTGGGCCGACTCACTGAATTCGGTACCGAGCACGGCATTGGAATCATCGTCGAGAATCATGGTGGACTCTCTTCGAACGGTGCCTGGCTTAGTGGCGTAATGAAGCTGGTTGACAATAAAAATTGCGGCACTCTACCCGACTTCGGAAACTTCGCCTTGAACCGGGAACGGGACGAATGGTACGACCGTTACATCGGTGTTCGTCAGCTGATGCCCTATGCCAAAGCCGTCTCCGCCAAATCACATGACTTCGATGAATCTGGCGAAGAGATTAATACGGACTACTACAACATGATGAAAATAGTGGTCGACGCGGGATACAACGGGTACGTCGGGATTGAATATGAAGGCGCGAACCTCAGTGAACCGGAAGGCATCAAAGCCACAAAAGCATTGCTCGATCGCGTTCGCGATGAACTCGCCGGTTAA
- a CDS encoding phosphoadenylyl-sulfate reductase, protein MTQLTQKDLEERNQQLEERTPQELIRWAKDVFGSRLAAISAMQSAGSIVCCMMGQMKLNIPVLFVDTGVLFQETLDTRDRIQKEYGLEIVTLSPKQTMAEQIQEKGVLYLSPEGQEVCCDLRKTEPLHAVADQYDGIISSLRRGDGGKRAKMPILSVDPKMNCIRINPLATFSNEQMEEFSANNNVITNPLHDQGYPTIGCNRCTTPVLPDEPKRAGRWRHLGPWSMYCGINATDVEGGTEGKVDLSLDLIDRILGRETDYVI, encoded by the coding sequence ATGACTCAACTGACGCAAAAAGATCTAGAAGAACGGAATCAACAACTCGAGGAACGCACCCCTCAGGAATTGATCCGTTGGGCCAAAGATGTCTTTGGAAGCCGATTGGCGGCTATTTCCGCCATGCAGTCGGCAGGATCAATCGTCTGTTGCATGATGGGTCAGATGAAGTTGAACATTCCCGTTCTCTTCGTCGACACGGGTGTGCTGTTTCAGGAGACCTTGGATACGCGTGACCGAATCCAGAAAGAGTATGGATTGGAAATCGTTACGTTGAGTCCCAAGCAAACGATGGCGGAACAAATTCAGGAAAAGGGCGTTCTCTACCTTTCTCCGGAAGGCCAGGAAGTCTGCTGTGATTTACGGAAGACCGAACCGCTGCATGCCGTTGCCGACCAGTACGACGGAATCATCAGCAGTCTGCGTAGAGGCGACGGTGGAAAACGGGCGAAAATGCCGATTCTTTCTGTCGACCCGAAGATGAACTGCATCCGCATTAACCCGCTCGCCACGTTCTCCAATGAGCAGATGGAAGAGTTCTCCGCGAACAATAATGTCATCACAAACCCGTTGCACGATCAAGGTTATCCCACGATTGGATGTAATCGCTGCACGACTCCTGTTCTCCCTGATGAACCGAAACGAGCCGGTCGCTGGCGACATCTTGGTCCCTGGTCGATGTACTGCGGAATTAATGCCACCGACGTCGAAGGGGGTACCGAAGGGAAGGTCGATCTCTCGCTTGATCTGATCGACCGTATCCTGGGTCGAGAAACCGACTACGTCATCTAA
- a CDS encoding amidohydrolase family protein: MWVRKWERDQAMGVDSPVPTQAVSNEEFLPRPQNAQQKSWEKRIGEIAEEKSRRVGLSRRDFMRSSMGLATAFLAANEVFGPYWQVDAAETEDAALTAEKHPEHEYFIFDVQTHFTDGFTFPFRGAEFLKNIGVTLDNDADAYSFQNFVKEIFLDSETDMAVISGVPGKEDQRADDGKVLEGRARGGGYLPSWLMAERRNELNELAKSQRVFSQGNCAPNHYWDQKTKTQDQTALFEQIEREIKNYKIDSWKWYCHTDPGRSGDGFRMDDEKLTYPFYEKSRDLGLKTFSIHKGYAAQSKTLGHYAHPGDIEKAALDFPDLNFICYHSAIKHGPSEPAFHEPEFFNPETGDFAWHADLMKIKERNPQMDNVYVEIGSAFSTLLVTHPVMCQHLIGRNIKMYGVDRVLWGTDCLWWGSPQWLIDAFKRFQITDELCEKFGYTKLTREDKAKIFGLNGAKLYGFEPPANRLQLPEDTLDRLKTVYRGEGGHRENNAYGWVREEKKA; this comes from the coding sequence ATGTGGGTACGCAAATGGGAACGTGATCAGGCGATGGGAGTCGATTCTCCTGTCCCGACACAAGCAGTTTCCAATGAAGAATTTCTCCCCCGACCGCAGAACGCTCAGCAGAAGTCCTGGGAAAAAAGAATCGGCGAAATTGCCGAAGAAAAATCGCGGCGAGTCGGTCTTTCGCGGCGTGACTTCATGCGGAGCAGTATGGGGTTGGCCACTGCTTTCTTGGCGGCCAACGAAGTCTTCGGTCCGTATTGGCAAGTGGATGCAGCAGAGACAGAAGATGCTGCGTTAACTGCCGAGAAACATCCCGAACATGAGTACTTCATCTTTGATGTGCAAACGCACTTCACAGACGGATTCACCTTTCCCTTCCGGGGTGCCGAGTTCTTGAAAAACATCGGTGTCACGCTCGATAACGACGCTGACGCTTACAGCTTTCAGAATTTCGTCAAAGAGATCTTCCTGGACAGTGAAACAGACATGGCCGTGATCTCGGGAGTCCCGGGTAAAGAAGATCAACGCGCCGACGATGGAAAGGTTCTGGAAGGACGTGCCCGAGGCGGAGGATATCTTCCCAGCTGGCTCATGGCCGAACGACGTAATGAACTGAACGAGCTGGCGAAATCGCAACGGGTTTTCAGCCAGGGCAACTGTGCTCCGAACCACTACTGGGACCAGAAAACGAAAACTCAGGATCAGACAGCCTTGTTCGAGCAGATTGAACGGGAAATTAAAAACTACAAGATCGACAGTTGGAAATGGTACTGCCACACCGACCCCGGCCGGTCGGGCGATGGCTTTCGGATGGATGACGAAAAGCTCACTTACCCGTTCTACGAGAAATCGCGGGACCTGGGGCTGAAGACTTTTAGTATTCATAAAGGTTATGCTGCCCAATCGAAAACCCTTGGACATTACGCGCACCCGGGTGATATCGAAAAAGCGGCTCTCGATTTTCCGGACCTGAATTTTATCTGCTATCACAGCGCGATCAAACATGGACCAAGTGAGCCTGCCTTCCACGAACCGGAGTTCTTCAACCCGGAAACGGGCGACTTCGCCTGGCATGCGGACTTGATGAAAATCAAAGAGCGAAATCCACAGATGGATAACGTTTACGTCGAGATCGGGTCTGCCTTTTCGACATTGTTGGTGACTCATCCCGTCATGTGTCAGCATTTGATTGGACGAAACATTAAAATGTACGGCGTGGATCGAGTCCTCTGGGGTACGGACTGCCTCTGGTGGGGTTCTCCTCAATGGTTAATTGATGCCTTCAAACGGTTCCAGATCACAGATGAACTTTGTGAGAAGTTTGGCTACACGAAATTAACCCGTGAAGACAAAGCTAAAATCTTTGGTTTGAACGGAGCCAAACTGTACGGCTTCGAGCCCCCTGCGAATCGACTGCAATTGCCGGAGGACACACTTGATCGCCTCAAGACTGTCTATCGGGGCGAAGGTGGCCATCGTGAGAACAACGCCTATGGTTGGGTGCGAGAGGAGAAAAAAGCATGA
- a CDS encoding DUF1598 domain-containing protein produces the protein MLVNSKHRINQNSTSRRGQAAGIWIMGFAFFATLMIAVTLLLPSAAESGPTEITTNSAEIVTPQPAVNEPANSAPNFTAPVTTLVTEPGSEPFISSEPAAPTKSLQSQIDAHLAVGEFAPALELADKAETPVAKTKMVSQVAMAQIKTGDTKAALNSVSRIPVPEIREKITESVVRETRTQNQAAGGAQADFSSLINLIQTSVGEWEETGEGSGTIQPFDSQAGGISVDPNGLLAHLTVEEKEGRLKALGFQARKADLNEDMAEISQLRLVSLTRLEREVANRMAAGEAIPESMKRLAGLHSIQYLFVYPADGEVILAGPAEGWEYNSQNQAVGSSTGEPTLHLDDLVTVLRTFSDDGLQKFRCLIAPRQEGLKQLKAYVDSTSGAPLKPGTVGRWVKNLEHELGRQDTVFEGIPADSRVARVIIEADYRLKMIGVGKLKGAPGMASYFDLMSDKDARDASSLTALRWWLTLKCDAIRHSDDHAVHELVGSSVQCLSENELVNQNGERVHTWKSSASNEEFARRFTENYEQLADQQLVFADLQNIFDLSLVASILNQKKLDDIAGWDYGVFAANGSYEPAIYNVPREIDSVGDHRVFKNREIAVQVAGGVTVDASELVLNREITKEAPQMKNVADAHRSALPENRWWWDAAAK, from the coding sequence ATGCTGGTAAATTCAAAACATCGAATTAACCAGAATTCCACCTCACGCCGCGGTCAAGCTGCGGGAATCTGGATCATGGGATTCGCCTTTTTTGCCACCCTGATGATTGCAGTGACCCTGCTTCTTCCCTCTGCGGCAGAATCGGGACCGACTGAAATCACCACGAATTCGGCGGAGATCGTCACCCCTCAACCAGCAGTGAACGAGCCGGCGAACTCCGCTCCCAACTTCACCGCTCCTGTGACGACTCTTGTTACGGAACCGGGTAGTGAACCGTTCATTTCTTCTGAACCCGCTGCTCCTACCAAGTCGCTGCAGAGTCAAATTGACGCACACCTGGCCGTCGGCGAATTCGCTCCGGCACTGGAGCTGGCGGACAAAGCCGAGACGCCTGTCGCCAAAACGAAAATGGTGTCACAAGTCGCGATGGCTCAAATTAAAACAGGCGATACCAAAGCCGCGTTGAATTCAGTTAGCCGAATTCCTGTTCCTGAAATTCGCGAGAAAATCACCGAGTCCGTCGTTCGGGAAACCCGCACTCAGAATCAAGCCGCCGGGGGAGCCCAAGCCGACTTTAGTAGCTTGATCAATCTGATCCAAACATCCGTCGGTGAATGGGAAGAGACCGGCGAAGGTAGTGGAACGATTCAGCCGTTCGACTCCCAGGCAGGTGGTATCTCTGTTGATCCCAATGGATTGCTGGCCCACCTGACTGTTGAGGAAAAAGAAGGCCGTTTGAAAGCACTTGGTTTCCAAGCCCGTAAAGCGGACCTCAACGAAGACATGGCCGAGATCAGCCAACTTCGTCTGGTCTCTCTGACTCGTCTCGAACGCGAAGTCGCCAACCGTATGGCGGCTGGCGAAGCCATTCCCGAATCCATGAAACGACTTGCGGGACTGCACTCCATTCAATACTTGTTTGTCTATCCCGCAGACGGGGAAGTCATCCTTGCTGGTCCGGCTGAAGGCTGGGAATACAATTCACAGAATCAAGCTGTCGGTTCCTCCACCGGAGAGCCAACCCTGCATCTGGATGACCTCGTCACTGTCTTGCGAACGTTTTCCGATGATGGTCTTCAAAAGTTCCGCTGTCTCATTGCCCCTCGTCAGGAAGGACTGAAACAACTCAAAGCTTATGTCGATTCCACCTCTGGTGCTCCACTGAAACCGGGGACTGTTGGCCGCTGGGTCAAAAACCTGGAGCACGAGCTGGGACGCCAGGACACTGTCTTCGAAGGAATTCCGGCTGACTCCCGTGTCGCCCGCGTCATTATTGAAGCAGACTACCGCCTGAAAATGATCGGTGTTGGTAAGCTGAAAGGTGCCCCCGGCATGGCGAGCTACTTCGACCTGATGTCCGATAAAGATGCCCGCGACGCTTCCAGCCTGACTGCTTTACGTTGGTGGCTGACCCTCAAATGCGATGCGATCCGGCATTCAGACGATCATGCTGTTCACGAACTGGTTGGTTCCTCAGTCCAATGTCTGTCTGAGAACGAACTCGTGAATCAGAATGGCGAACGGGTTCACACTTGGAAGTCTTCTGCCTCCAACGAGGAATTCGCCCGACGCTTTACTGAAAACTATGAGCAACTGGCTGATCAGCAACTCGTCTTCGCTGACCTGCAGAACATCTTCGACCTCTCTCTGGTTGCCAGTATTCTCAATCAGAAAAAGTTGGATGACATCGCCGGTTGGGACTACGGAGTCTTTGCCGCCAATGGCTCTTACGAACCGGCCATATATAATGTGCCGCGTGAAATCGATTCTGTTGGCGACCATCGCGTCTTCAAAAACCGCGAAATTGCTGTTCAGGTCGCTGGTGGTGTGACTGTCGATGCGAGCGAACTGGTCCTCAACCGGGAGATCACGAAAGAAGCTCCGCAGATGAAAAATGTCGCGGATGCACATCGATCTGCTCTTCCCGAGAATCGCTGGTGGTGGGACGCCGCCGCGAAGTAG